The Mycobacterium paragordonae DNA segment CCATCCGGATCGTCGACGACGCGACGTCCAGCGATAACTCACGGTGATGTCAGTCCGATGGCCGAACTACCCGCGTCGGTGACCCAATGTGCCGAGCAGGCACGCGAACTGATGCGCGAGACCGCGGCGGTGCTCGGTGTGGAGGAGATCTGCGGGACGCCTGTCGATACGGACTTGCGCGGGGTAGACGCTGCGCTGTCGGCTGCTCGGCGCGGCTTGACAGAGCACCTCGAACTCGCGGCGTTGTCGCCGCAAGATCAGCCCGATCGTGACGTCGCTGCGCTGATCTTGCGGTTACAGCAGACCCAGTTGTCCGTCAAGGAAGCAATCCTGGCAGACCACAGCGATAAAGTTTGCGGCGCTAGGGAAGCCGTCAACAGGCTGCGTGGCGCGCTGTCGGCAGTGGACCTGGCCGAGCGCGCTCCGGTCGAGGTGCACCGGATGGGGTTCACCCGCGTGCTGTTCTCCCGGATACGGCACGGAACATGGTTCGCTTGTTCGGCTTTCGCCGGTGCGGACGAAGAACTCGCGCGGCGCATGGTCTCGGTGGGACTCGCTAACCCGCGACGTCTGAGCTGCCGATTGCCGGAGAGCGAGATGGTCCGCCGCGGCGTCCCCATTCTGGTACGCGACGCGCAATCCAACCCGCATGTGCATCCGGAATTGGTTGCGCTGACCAAGACCACGTCGTATGTCGCCGCGCCGGTGTTCTGCTGGGGAAAGCCGATCGCCTTCCTGCATGCTGATCGGGACAACCTTTCTTTCAGAGGTTATGAATCCGGCGTG contains these protein-coding regions:
- a CDS encoding response regulator transcription factor is translated as MAELPASVTQCAEQARELMRETAAVLGVEEICGTPVDTDLRGVDAALSAARRGLTEHLELAALSPQDQPDRDVAALILRLQQTQLSVKEAILADHSDKVCGAREAVNRLRGALSAVDLAERAPVEVHRMGFTRVLFSRIRHGTWFACSAFAGADEELARRMVSVGLANPRRLSCRLPESEMVRRGVPILVRDAQSNPHVHPELVALTKTTSYVAAPVFCWGKPIAFLHADRDNLSFRGYESGVQPFDRDVLGMFAAGLGVAFERNLMVDRLAAMRQAADDHLRAANTLADEFTLEVMDLAEPATKSSECLLSLEPAQPMAEHHDREVSGALTAREADVLRGLAAGMTNAQIAVSLVVTEGTIKTHVKHVLRKLGAANRTEAVARYHRMRNSLRDVSPTAGYRP